GTTCCCGGCCGCCACTCTGCTCGCTGCCCGAATATCGGCACCGGATCTGCGCCGTCGACAAGAACCTGGAGCAGGTTCACCTCTGTCTCGGCACCCGGGCCCTGCCGCAGAATCATCCCAACCGCTTCGAATCCTATCTGCTAAACGCCATCCTCGGCGGCAGCATGAGTTCCCGCCTGTTCCAGAAGATCCGCGAAGAGCAGGGACTGGCCTATTCAATCTACAGTTATCTGAACTGTCATTCCGATGCCGGCGCCCTGGTCCTCTACGCCGGGACCTCGCCCGAAGATGCGCCCCATGTGACCGGCATCATGCTGAAGGAACTCAATCGCTTCAAGACCGAACCGGTCAGTGATGAC
This window of the Desulfuromonadales bacterium genome carries:
- a CDS encoding insulinase family protein codes for the protein SRPPLCSLPEYRHRICAVDKNLEQVHLCLGTRALPQNHPNRFESYLLNAILGGSMSSRLFQKIREEQGLAYSIYSYLNCHSDAGALVLYAGTSPEDAPHVTGIMLKELNRFKTEPVSDDEMHFAREQLKGQLLLSMESTDNRMTRLAKNEIYLGRNPSINEVIAGFDRVTADDIQKLAASILRDDYLTLQVMGRVNAGDFPAVDLTLG